Proteins from a genomic interval of Diaminobutyricimonas aerilata:
- a CDS encoding carbohydrate ABC transporter permease, giving the protein MTTAPLARRGRASRHLPLQILLGFLLVYFLIPFWWVIVNSSKDAAGLFGGGSALWFAGEVDYLGNLIDLFSYDGGIYLRWLLNSTLYAVVGGVGATVLAVAAGYGFAKFRFGGRRIGFSVLLGSVMVPTTALVIPTFIMFSELGLTNTIWAVILPTLLNPFGVYLMHIYARDAVPDELLDAARVDGAGELRTFAQVALPMLRPAIVTVLLLSIVSSWNNYFLPLAMLSDNRLYPVTVGIGQWQGIASANNAGGTSLWSIIILGSLVSVIPLVIAFLTLQKYWQGGLAIGSLK; this is encoded by the coding sequence ATGACCACCGCACCCCTGGCTCGTCGTGGCCGCGCATCCCGGCACCTGCCGCTGCAGATCCTGCTCGGCTTCCTGCTCGTCTACTTCCTCATCCCGTTCTGGTGGGTCATCGTCAACAGCTCGAAGGATGCGGCGGGCCTGTTCGGCGGGGGCAGCGCCCTGTGGTTCGCGGGCGAGGTCGACTACCTCGGCAACCTGATCGACCTGTTCTCGTACGACGGCGGCATCTACCTGCGGTGGCTGCTCAACTCGACCCTCTACGCCGTCGTCGGCGGGGTCGGCGCGACCGTGCTCGCCGTCGCGGCGGGATACGGGTTCGCGAAATTCCGGTTCGGCGGCCGCCGGATCGGGTTCTCGGTGCTGCTCGGATCCGTGATGGTGCCGACGACCGCGCTCGTGATCCCCACGTTCATCATGTTCTCGGAGCTCGGCCTCACCAACACCATCTGGGCGGTCATCCTGCCGACGCTGCTCAACCCGTTCGGCGTGTACCTGATGCACATCTACGCTCGGGACGCGGTACCCGACGAGCTGCTCGACGCCGCGCGGGTCGACGGCGCCGGCGAACTCCGCACGTTCGCGCAGGTGGCGCTGCCCATGCTGCGCCCGGCCATCGTCACGGTGCTGCTGCTGTCGATCGTGTCGTCGTGGAACAACTACTTCCTGCCGCTCGCGATGCTCTCCGACAACCGGCTCTACCCGGTGACCGTCGGCATCGGGCAGTGGCAGGGCATCGCCTCCGCCAACAACGCGGGCGGCACGTCGCTGTGGAGCATCATCATCCTCGGCTCGCTCGTCTCGGTCATCCCGCTCGTCATCGCGTTCCTCACCCTGCAGAAGTACTGGCAGGGCGGTCTCGCGATCGGCAGCCTCAAGTGA
- a CDS encoding ABC transporter substrate-binding protein, translating into MKTKTVITAAAALALSTALVACSGGGDQGGGGGGNATNCTNEIPKKDLPTVTMWAWYPNMELVVDNFNEQNDEVQVCWTNVGQGSDEYDKFQTAITAGTGAPDVIMIEADRIPTFQIQESLADLSELGYEDVKDDYSEGAWKDVSVGDGVYGVPVDGGPMGMIYRKDLFEQYGITPPTTWAEYEAAAQKMKDAGGPLFGDHGANVPAVTMALQYQAGAQPFTYDSASPENIGIELNDDASKQVLDYWAGLVEKGLVGTQDQFTPEYISGVIGGDYATYISAAWAPGYLTGAGVGEGEDAGVWGVAPLPQWDPANPVYVNWGGSAFSVTSQASDPELAAKVAFGVYADEASLTDGWQNQVIFPLNLNALNSPEFEEYEVPFFGGQQANKEVYVPAANAYTGMTYTPFGQYYYDAFTEQLAEINEGSITGSEAADRLQADVTAYAEEQGFTVE; encoded by the coding sequence GTGAAGACGAAGACCGTCATTACTGCGGCCGCCGCACTCGCCCTGTCCACAGCACTGGTCGCCTGCTCGGGAGGCGGCGATCAGGGCGGCGGCGGAGGCGGCAACGCGACCAACTGCACCAATGAGATCCCGAAGAAGGATCTGCCGACCGTCACCATGTGGGCCTGGTACCCGAACATGGAACTCGTCGTCGACAACTTCAACGAGCAGAACGACGAGGTGCAGGTCTGCTGGACCAACGTCGGTCAGGGCAGCGACGAGTACGACAAGTTCCAGACGGCGATCACCGCGGGCACCGGCGCCCCCGACGTCATCATGATCGAGGCCGACCGCATCCCCACCTTCCAGATCCAGGAGTCGCTCGCCGACCTCTCGGAGCTCGGCTACGAGGACGTCAAGGACGACTACAGCGAGGGCGCCTGGAAGGACGTCTCGGTCGGCGACGGCGTCTACGGCGTGCCCGTCGACGGCGGCCCGATGGGCATGATCTACCGCAAGGACCTCTTCGAGCAGTACGGCATCACGCCCCCCACGACGTGGGCGGAGTACGAGGCCGCCGCGCAGAAGATGAAGGATGCGGGTGGGCCGCTGTTCGGCGACCACGGGGCGAACGTGCCCGCCGTCACGATGGCGCTGCAGTACCAGGCCGGTGCCCAGCCGTTCACCTACGACTCCGCCTCGCCGGAGAACATCGGCATCGAGCTCAACGACGACGCGTCGAAGCAGGTGCTCGACTACTGGGCCGGGCTCGTCGAGAAGGGTCTCGTCGGCACGCAGGACCAGTTCACCCCCGAGTACATCTCGGGCGTCATCGGCGGCGACTACGCCACCTACATCTCCGCGGCGTGGGCGCCGGGCTACCTCACCGGCGCGGGTGTCGGCGAGGGCGAGGACGCCGGCGTGTGGGGCGTCGCGCCGCTGCCGCAGTGGGATCCGGCCAACCCCGTGTACGTGAACTGGGGCGGATCGGCCTTCTCGGTGACGAGTCAGGCATCCGACCCGGAGCTCGCGGCGAAGGTCGCGTTCGGCGTCTACGCCGACGAGGCGTCGCTCACCGACGGCTGGCAGAACCAGGTCATCTTCCCGCTCAACCTCAACGCCCTGAACTCGCCCGAGTTCGAGGAGTACGAGGTGCCGTTCTTCGGCGGGCAGCAGGCCAACAAGGAGGTCTACGTGCCGGCGGCCAACGCCTACACCGGCATGACCTACACGCCGTTCGGCCAGTACTACTACGACGCGTTCACCGAGCAGCTCGCCGAGATCAACGAAGGCTCGATCACCGGATCCGAGGCCGCCGACCGGCTGCAGGCCGACGTGACCGCCTACGCGGAGGAGCAGGGCTTCACCGTCGAGTAG
- a CDS encoding carbohydrate ABC transporter permease: MTVELTAAPTRPPSKTSRRAGTAARQHIMGWAFVGPFAIVFLALLVAPLLYALYLSLFQNQLIGGERFVLFDNYLKAFTDPDFLDGAWFVIRFSVILIPIQMAISLAMALVLDVVTTAFARFSRLMIFLPYAIPAVIGALMWGFLYSKNFGPLAEIFGALGATAPDLLSRELVFFGLLNIVIWQWAGYYMIILFAALQGIDPTLYEAARIDGANQWQITLRIKIPLIMPALVLILVFALIGTLQFFNEPQILRYLAAGAIPSDYTPNMYAYQQAFALANYNYGSAISFALGAVVFVCVYIFLFATRKRGSFLS, translated from the coding sequence ATGACCGTCGAACTCACGGCCGCGCCGACGAGGCCGCCGTCGAAGACCTCGCGCCGTGCCGGCACCGCCGCCCGGCAGCACATCATGGGATGGGCCTTCGTCGGCCCGTTCGCGATCGTCTTCCTCGCCCTGCTCGTCGCGCCGCTGCTCTACGCGCTGTACCTCAGCCTCTTCCAGAACCAGCTCATCGGCGGAGAGCGCTTCGTGCTCTTCGACAACTACCTCAAGGCCTTCACCGACCCGGACTTCCTCGACGGCGCCTGGTTCGTCATCCGGTTCTCGGTGATCCTCATCCCGATCCAGATGGCGATCTCGCTCGCCATGGCGCTCGTGCTCGATGTCGTCACCACGGCGTTCGCGCGCTTCTCGCGGTTGATGATCTTCCTGCCCTACGCGATCCCCGCCGTCATCGGCGCGCTCATGTGGGGCTTCCTGTACAGCAAGAACTTCGGCCCGCTCGCCGAGATCTTCGGAGCGCTCGGAGCGACCGCTCCCGATCTACTGAGCCGCGAACTCGTGTTCTTCGGTCTGCTCAACATCGTCATCTGGCAGTGGGCCGGCTACTACATGATCATCCTGTTCGCCGCGCTGCAGGGCATCGACCCGACGCTGTACGAGGCGGCCCGCATCGACGGCGCCAACCAGTGGCAGATCACGCTGCGGATCAAGATCCCGCTGATCATGCCCGCGCTCGTGCTGATCCTGGTGTTCGCGCTCATCGGCACGCTGCAGTTCTTCAACGAACCGCAGATCCTGCGCTACCTCGCCGCCGGCGCGATCCCCTCCGACTACACGCCCAACATGTACGCGTACCAGCAGGCGTTCGCCCTCGCGAACTACAACTACGGCTCGGCGATCTCGTTCGCACTCGGCGCCGTCGTCTTCGTCTGCGTCTACATCTTCCTGTTCGCCACTCGCAAGCGCGGGAGCTTCCTCTCATGA